The sequence below is a genomic window from Cicer arietinum cultivar CDC Frontier isolate Library 1 chromosome 6, Cicar.CDCFrontier_v2.0, whole genome shotgun sequence.
ttaatattataattaaacatacaaataccaaattaactaattttattacaataaacTAATTTCTATTAGGAGTATCAGTACGATAAGGGCATTTATTCTTGCTATGTCCCTCGTTCCGACACAAACCACATCTCTTGGGGTGTGTGTTTTTCTCTCGTTGATCTATTTCAGTATGAATACGAGTAGACTGTGGACGACCTTTTGGATATTTTCTCATGGCTGGATTGTGGCATAACTCTATTCCATTGTATTCTGGCCAATATGATTGAAGAGGAATTGCTTGGAACTCTTCTTTGTAAACGTCAAAGATACATTGCAATGTATACTTAGAAGACACATACATCATGTAGTCACAGTGAATAAACGAACAAGCAGAAATGACATGTGAACATGGATAATGTAATGCTTCAAATTCACCACAATCGCACCATCTTTTTTCGAGGTCTACCTTGAATGTCCCTACCTTGTAAATATACTATGAGCTCGATTGTGAATAACAACTTCATGGGAATTTGACATTGCTCGTTCCTTGTTAAGATTTTGAATTATTGTATTTGAGTAAATCAAACCTGATGTCATCATTGCTTGGGCCTGTGTCCctctttcttcaaattttgcagTCACTCTATAGTATGTTGCTTGCACTAAAGAACTGATTGGAAGATTGCGTGTCCTCTTTAATACATTGTTCATGCACTCAGAAAGGTTAGTTGTCATGTGTCCCCACGTCTACCTTCATCATATGCTTGTAGCCATTGTTCCTTTAGAATATCGTCGAGCCATTTCACTGCATCTTGACTCCAATCATTGATTTGTCTTCTAAAGTATGTGATGCTTGGTTGAGTCATAGCGTATCCTGAATGAATAAAAGTTGATGTTGTTTAgacaatttgaaaacaaaattataaagaaaaaatatgtgtgagatatatatatatatatataatactaacCCATGTTGGTTACAAGATCTTTCATTAGCCCATTTTTGAAGGTCCTCATGAAGTTTTGTGATATATGTCGAACGCAAAAGACACGATGCCAATTGTTGTTTACACGCCTAACAACACTTTTAATCGACTCATGTCTATTTGAAATCAAGCAGAGGTTGGGTTGAGGTGTGACAAACATTCGTAGACGACTGAGGAAGAAAAACCAACCATCTGATGTTTCACCCTCAACAATGGTGTATGCTATAGGAATGGTATGACCATCACCATCCTGAGCGATTGCCATTAGTAAGGTCCCACGATACTTCCCATATAATCATGTTCCATCAACTGAAACAACTGATTTACAATGATCAAACCCTCTGATACATGGTTGGAAACTCCAAAAGAGACAATGAAAGACAACTTTGCTAGGAACTCGTTGGCCATCCTTAATAAAGGGTCCCATTTCAATATCGGTAATAGTACATGGAAGATAATGTTTAAAAGCAAGAATCCACCTTGGAAGCTTTTTATATGATTCCTCCCAATTGTCGTATATTCTCTCAATGACCTTTTATTTTGCAATCCATATCTTTCTATAAGTAGTGGTATATGTGTACCGAGATCGTATATGTGCAATCAATATTGAAACTGATATTGTGGGATCTGCTGTTACCATTTGTAAGATGCTTTCACAAATAACAACCGAAGAGAGTTGTTGGTGATCTTGTGAAACCATTGTTGATGAGAATGTATGTGGCCCTTCTAGTTTTGTGATCTTCcagatgtttgatttttttccATTCAAGATTCTACACCTCCacatacaatttttatttttacaatggaCAATTCATCTAGTGCTATCAGAATATGCAACGACGAAGCTCGTTGAATTGTGCATATGATATTCTTTTACACACTGCATTGCCACATCTTTTGTGGGAAATGTCATCCCCACTTGAAGATTGTCAGGATCTGGAACAAGGTAAGATTGGTTTTTGGACATAGAATTGACAAATTCATTGTCAACGTAATTCATGTTGTCGGTGGTAACATTGCGAAAATGTGAGGGGGGTCAGAGACAAAAATTGTAGTAGATGGACATTCTACTACGGGTTCCtgatcatcatcatcaccatcaaCAAAAACTTCAGCAAGAATGTCATCCTCATTCTCACTAAAATCGCCGACTTCTTCATTGTGGACACCAGCTACAACACTAATAGAACCATCGTACGGTGTGTTAAGGTCAATATCATGGGTGGATGTTGATGGGTGTTGTAACGATGAGGTTATGGACTGATGGTGGATTTGTGTTTCAATAAAAGGGTATGAACATGGAATGGAGTTGGGATATGAAGAAGGTAAACTTACTTGTGTGTCGTCTCTAGAATCATCTACTAACTGTGCATAAACTTCAATTGTTGAAATACCAAGGCATTTACTTGCAATGGACATGTCAAACATCATATGCACGTCATCATCTCCTAAGAGATTTAACGATTCATATCGAACATGTCATGGCGCAAGAGTTATAGGGTATTGGTAAATAACATCTACCACCCTCTATGAGTTGTCTGGTTGAATCTTTGTTTGGATACATTTGATAAATACAtcaagtttgatattttttttcacttttaccAATGATGTATTTGCGCATGCAAAGACAACACCTTCTATGTTTGTCCTCTCAACATGTCCATTGTAATATACTAGGACAAAAAACTATGATGGAGCCATTGTAGGTAAAAGATGTGTATGAGTAAGTGTTTAGAATGATATTTATTTGTGTACTCAATAAGTGAACAACATTACATATTTATACTATGATGGATAACATCCCAATGATGTTAGTGTAATCCTCCAATCCTCCACTGATTGGCTGGTTCGGATTTTTGGATAGGATAATGCTTACGTGTAAgatgacgtcagcgtaatctggtacgatgacgtcagcgtaatcCTCAAACCATCTACTGATTGGCTGGTTCGGATTTTTGGATAAGATAatgtgtgacaccctaaaccccaaatattttttttttttaagataaagagtatcacataatcataagcatgtcacatgaatccaaaatttccatcaaacataatgaattcgaaatcatagtatcaaacaacagaattgtttttgaagtacacatactcatgttttaaattcagtgcaaatatagtcccaacccgatgtcactatcagagcgggaattcccaaaataaaatactcaaaataacatcaacacaatgcataataatgaaggtctccaaggcatggtggcttccgcctctcccgcaaataatcaaattatcacaatctcaaaacagtcaagtgtataatatcaacgacttatcaaattcattcataataagacaatcaaaataatgaaatgctatgcatgtcctatactctatacttcatcatttggtaccattctactctgaagtacttggttaggaggcctgatactatgccactacaagagtggacggacaattcatgaatggccaagtcctcatagatcccctcaactcaacccgagacacatatacgcgacagtcggggtactcttgtgttgcacggtagttcccggccttagggaataacccactaatccacttaggaattccccactaggtgtacccccaaggtctatcagtcttaccttacagttcgactgtagccctccacgatcaggctcattcagttgtacttccccgaatcactaggtttgtcagaccctccctatatgatgacaaaacaatcctaactccaaatctacaacacatatctcagacttactcgatcatcactactcactaagtttcagtttgacttcacgatattcgtcatcatatatctttatcagtcaatcacaataaaatcacaatatttggtttacactactcacaatacacaatccaatttcatcaatcacataataaggaattcaatcggtgatacattctagtaatatcataaattcaatcaagtaacaaaacattcaagttcaaatcattcagacattaacaatcaacagaagatttcataaaatcagacaacatgcaatcttaatataaataaattcacgacaattctacaagttgctaaattatattttagtcctcactattaccatccacatcttattaattaattataattcatcaatagggctcaactgtacgtagtaagccccgaatgaacatttgggaatttcagcattcccgttcatctcacgttattttatgcTCANNNNNNNNNNNNNNNNNNNNNNNNNNNNNNNNNNNNNNNNNNNNNNNNNNNNNNNNNNNNNNNNNNNNNNNNNNNNNNNNNNNNNNNNNNNNNNNNNNNNNNNNNNNNNNNNNNNNNNNNNNNNNNNNNNNNNNNNNNNNNNNNNNNNNNNNNNNNNNNNNNNNNNNNNNNNNNNNNNNNNNNNNNNNNNNNNNNNNNNNNNNNNNNNNNNNNNNNNNNNNNNNNNNNNNNNNNNNNNNNNNNNNNNNNNNNNNNNNNNNNNNNNNNNNNNNNNNNNNNNNNNNNNNNNNNNNNNNNNNNNNNNNNNNNNNNNNNNNNNNNNNNNNNNNNNNNNNNNNNNNNNNNNNNNNNNNNNNNNNNNNNNNNNNNNNNNNNNNNNNNNNNNNNNNNNNNNNNNNNNNNNNNNNNNNNNNNNNNNNNNNNNNNNNNNNNNNNNNNNNNNNNNNNNNNNNNNNNNNNNNNNNNNNNNNNNNNNNNNNNNNNNNNNNNNNNNNNNNNNNNNNNNNNNNNNNNNNNNNNNNNNNNNNNNNNNNNNNNNNNNNNNNNNNNNNNNNNNNNNNNNNNNNNNNNNNNNNNNNNNNNNNNNNNNNNNNNNNNNNNNNNNNNNNNNNNNNNNNNNNNNNNNNNNNNNNNNNNNNNNNNNNNNNNNNNNNNNNNNNNNNNNNNNNNNNNNNNNNNNNNNNNNNNNNNNNNNNNNNNNNNNNNNNNNNNNNNNNNNNNNNNNNNNNNNNNNNNNNNNNNNNNNNNNNNNNNNNNNNNNNNNNNNNNNNNNNNNNNNNNNNNNNNNNNNNNNNNNNNNNNNNNNNNNNNNNNNNNNNNNNNNNNNNNNNNNNNNNNNNNNNNNNNNNNNNNNNNNNNNNNNNNNNNNNNNNNNNNNNNNNNNNNNNNNNNNNNNNNNNNNNNNNNNNNNNNNNNNNNNNNNNNNNNNNNNNNNNNNNNNNNNNNNNNNNNNNNNNNNNNNNNNNNNNNNNNNNNNNNNNNNNNNNNNNNNNNNNNNNNNNNNNNNNNNNNNNNNNNNNNNNNNNNNNNNNNNNNNNNNNNNNNNNNNNNNNNNNNNNNNNNNNNNNNNNNNNNNNNNNNNNNNNNNNNNNNNNNNNNNNNNNNNNNNNNNNNNNNNNNNNNNNNNNNNNNNNNNNNNNNNNNNNNNNNNNNNNNNNNNNNNNNNNNNNNNNNNNNNNNNNNNNNNNNNNNNNNNNNNNNNNNNNNNNNNNNNNNNNNNNNNNNNNNNNNNNNNNNNNNNNNNNNNNNNNNNNNNNNNNNNNNNNNNNNNNNNNNNNNNNNNNNNNNNNNNNNNNNNNNNNNNNNNNNNNNNNNNNNNNNNNNNNNNNNNNNNNNNNNNNNNNNNNNNNNNNNNNNNNNNNNNNNNNNNNNNNNNNNNNNNNNNNNNNNNNNNNNNNNNNNNNNNNNNNNNNNNNNNNNNNNNNNNNNNNNNNNNNNNNNNNNNNNNNNNNNNNNNNNNNNNNNNNNNNNNNNNNNNNNNNNNNNNNNNNNNNNNNNNNNNNNNNNNNNNNNNNNNNNNNNNNNNNNNNNNNNNNNNNNNNNNNNNNNNNNNNNNNNNNNNNNNNNNNNNNNNNNNNNNNNNNNNNNNNNNNNNNNNNNNNNNNNNNNNNNNNNNNNNNNNNNNNNNNNNNNNNNNNNNNNNNNNNNNNNNNNNNNNNNNNNNNNNNNNNNNNNNNNNNNNNNNNNNNNNNNNNNNNNNNNNN
It includes:
- the LOC140920770 gene encoding uncharacterized protein, with product MTTNLSECMNNVLKRTRNLPISSLVQATYYRVTAKFEERGTQAQAMMTSGTFKVDLEKRWCDCGEFEALHYPCSHVISACSFIHCDYMMYVSSKYTLQCIFDVYKEEFQAIPLQSYWPEYNGIELCHNPAMRKYPKGRPQSTRIHTEIDQREKNTHPKRCGLCRNEGHSKNKCPYRTDTPNRN